In a genomic window of Brassica rapa cultivar Chiifu-401-42 chromosome A10, CAAS_Brap_v3.01, whole genome shotgun sequence:
- the LOC103846347 gene encoding uncharacterized protein LOC103846347: protein MSLSRLHKFKLFAANRSLEASAAGNPSMSPTKSPVFHLQRRKTLRMLFEKSFDSRRRNLRQILEESPELDGNSGNKKKRGNHRARRKLKELMVTSPSPPFSGGEEIDNGGEAAVAGGDVTSNGDGRELTTRRFGPSGPVQSFRLRILRKPWRPVLVSIPEQ from the coding sequence ATGTCACTCTCCAGACTACACAAATTCAAACTCTTCGCGGCAAATCGCAGCTTGGAGGCATCCGCCGCCGGTAACCCCTCAATGAGTCCGACGAAGAGTCCTGTGTTTCATCTCCAGCGACGCAAAACCCTGCGGATGTTGTTCGAAAAGAGCTTCGACAGCCGCAGACGGAACCTCCGTCAGATCCTCGAAGAATCGCCGGAGCTTGATGGAAACTCCGGGAATAAGAAGAAGAGGGGAAACCACCGTGCGAGACGTAAGTTGAAAGAGCTGATGGTCACATCGCCGTCTCCGCCGTTTAGTGGTGGGGAAGAGATAGACAACGGCGGAGAAGCGGCGGTTGCTGGCGGCGACGTTACTTCTAACGGTGACGGGAGAGAATTAACGACTCGACGATTCGGTCCTTCCGGTCCGGTTCAGTCATTTCGGTTAAGGATTTTGAGAAAACCTTGGCGACCAGTCCTGGTTTCGATTCCTGAGCAATGA
- the LOC103846349 gene encoding probable glucomannan 4-beta-mannosyltransferase 11, whose amino-acid sequence METMWWLRQTRSLLIVPVFKCLVAICLVISLLVFVESVYMNIVVLYVKLLKRKPEKTYKWEAMQEDIEQGGQNFPMVLVQIPMYNEREVFQLSIGAACRLIWPLDRLIVQVLDDSTDPTIMEMVSMECAQWASKGINIKCERRDNRNGYKAGALKQGMRHSYVKQCNYIAIFDADFQPEPDYLQRTVPFLIHNSELALVQARWKFVNASKCLMTRMQEMSLNYHFMAEQESGSTRHAFFGFNGTAGVWRLAAMEEAGGWKDRTTVEDMDLAVRVGLHGWKFVFVNDITVKSELPSQFKAFRFQQHRWSCGPANLFRKMTMEIIHNKRVMIWKKLYVIYSFFFVRKIIVHFFTFFFYCVILPTSVFFSEVKIPTWSTIYLPFMITLFNAIATPRSFYLVVFWVLFENVMAMHRTKGTFIGLLEGGRVNEWVVTEKLGDALETKLLPQVKKPRNGILERVNTKEMMVGIYILSCACYDFAYGNTLLYIYLSMQALAFIICGFGFVGT is encoded by the exons ATGGAAACTATGTGGTGGTTGAGACAAACGAGGAGTCTACTTATAGTTCCAGTCTTCAAATGTTTAGTGGCTATATGTTTGGTCATCTCCTTGCTAGTTTTTGTAGAGAGTGTCTATATGAACATTGTAGTACTTTACGTCAAGCTTTTGAAACGCAAACCTGAGAAGACCTACAAATGGGAGGCAATGCAAGAGGACATTGAGCAAGGAGGTCAAAACTTTCCCATGGTTCTTGTGCAAATCCCAATGTACAATGAACGAGAG GTCTTTCAATTATCCATAGGTGCTGCTTGCAGACTCATATGGCCATTGGATCGACTAATCGTTCAAGTTTTAGATGATTCCACTGATCCCACCATCATG GAAATGGTGAGCATGGAGTGTGCTCAGTGGGCAAGCAAAGGAATAAACATAAAATGTGAGAGGAGAGACAATAGAAACGGCTACAAAGCTGGAGCTCTTAAACAAGGTATGAGGCATAGCTACGTCAAACAGTGCAACTACATTGCCATCTTCGATGCTGATTTCCAGCCAGAGCCCGATTACCTCCAACGCACTGTCCCATTTCTCATCCACAATTCGGAGCTCGCTCTTGTTCAAGCTCGATGGAAATTTG TGAATGCAAGCAAGTGCTTGATGACTAGGATGCAGGAGATGTCCCTCAATTACCATTTCATGGCAGAGCAAGAATCCGGTTCCACTAGACATGCCTTCTTCGGTTTCAATG GGACTGCTGGTGTATGGAGATTAGCGGCGATGGAAGAAGCCGGAGGTTGGAAAGATAGGACCACCGTTGAGGACATGGACTTGGCCGTTCGTGTTGGTTTACACGGCTGGAAATTTGTCTTCGTCAACGACATTACG GTGAAAAGTGAGCTACCAAGCCAGTTTAAGGCTTTCAGATTCCAGCAACATCGATGGTCATGCGGTCCAGCTAATCTCTTCAGGAAAATGACTATGGAAATTATTCACAATAAG AGAGTAATGATTTGGAAGAAACTGTATGTGATCTACAGCTTCTTCTTTGTACGGAAGATCATAGTCCATTTCTTCACTTTCTTTTTCTATTGCGTCATTCTTCCTACGAGCGTATTCTTCTCCGAAGTCAAGATTCCGACTTGGTCAACTATCTACCTTCCTTTTATGATCACTCTCTTCAACGCCATCGCCACACCAAG ATCATTCTACCTCGTGGTTTTCTGGGTCTTGTTCGAGAATGTAATGGCTATGCATCGGACTAAGGGAACTTTCATCGGATTACTCGAAGGAGGAAGAGTAAACGAATGGGTCGTCACCGAGAAATTAGGAGATGCTCTTGAGACTAAGTTACTTCCACAAGTGAAAAAACCTCGCAATGGGATTCTCGAAAG AGTAAACACAAAAGAGATGATGGTGGGGATATACATACTGTCTTGTGCATGCTACGACTTTGCATATGGGAATACATTGCTATACATTTATCTATCCATGCAGGCTCTTGCATTTATTATATGTGGATTTGGTTTTGTTGGAACTTAA
- the LOC103846350 gene encoding glycosyltransferase BC10 has protein sequence MGITDQKSKKEEEHLLISKPVRLILLHNGSHVLRSLFFIIGFSIGLFLCLQLKAFHMSAPKTHQTLWSTLLFNHSTTMEIKRESQTRLLQHNMTDQELFSKISSLSSPSSSSSSSWFWRRHNNDEKIVVKVAFMFLTGGGLPLADLWDKFFEGHEGFYSIYVHTNPSFQEHYPETSVFYSRRIPSQAVYWGTSTMVDAERRLLANALLDESNQRFVLLSDSCIPLFNFTTIYDYLTGTNLSYIGSFDDPRTPGRGRYNPKMYPQINITHWRKGSQWFETTRELALHIIEDTVYYKIFDQYCKPPCYMDEHYIPTFVHMLHGEMSANRSLTWVDWSRAGPHPARFIWPDVTDEFLNRIRFTDKCPYYGKDSENITSSKCVLFARKFTKETLEPLLRISPLVLGFGP, from the exons ATGGGCATCACTGATCAAAAGagcaagaaagaagaagaacactTACTCATCTCAAAGCCCGTGAGGTTGATTCTCTTACATAATGGGAGTCATGTCTTACGCTCACTCTTCTTTATCATCGGTTTCTCTATTGGTCTCTTCCTTTGTCTACAACTAAAAGCCTTCCACATGTCCGCGCCGAAGACACACCAAACCTTATGGTCCACATTACTATTCAACCACTCAACAACGATGGAGATCAAACGAGAGTCACAAACACGACTACTTCAACACAACATGACTGATCAAGAactcttctccaagatctcgtcattatcatcaccatcatcatcatcctcatcatcatggTTTTGGAGGAGACATAACAATGATGAGAAGATTGTTGTGAAAGTGGCTTTCATGTTTTTAACAGGTGGCGGACTCCCACTGGCTGATTTGTGGGATAAGTTTTTTGAAGGACATGAAGGGTTTTATTCAATATATGTTCATACTAATCCATCTTTTCAAGAACATTACCCTGAAACATCCGTCTTCTACTCAAGAAGAATCCCAAGCCAG GCAGTGTATTGGGGAACATCAACAATGGTAGACGCAGAGAGAAGACTCCTAGCCAACGCTCTCCTCGACGAATCAAACCAAAGATTCGTCCTCTTGTCCGATTCTTGCATCCCACTCTTCAACTTCACAACCATCTACGATTACTTAACCGGCACTAATCTCAGCTACATCGGCTCATTCGACGATCCAAGAACTCCCGGTCGAGGCCGTTACAACCCCAAAATGTATCCACAAATCAATATCACACATTGGCGAAAAGGATCACAATGGTTTGAAACAACCCGTGAGCTTGCTCTTCATATAATCGAAGACACGGTTTATTACAAGATATTCGATCAGTATTGTAAACCGCCTTGTTACATGGACGAGCATTATATCCCGACATTCGTTCACATGTTGCATGGAGAGATGAGCGCGAACCGGAGCTTGACTTGGGTTGATTGGTCCAGAGCCGGTCCACATCCTGCCCGGTTCATTTGGCCTGATGTGACCGACGAGTTTCTTAACCGTATCCGGTTTACAGATAAGTGTCCGTATTATGGTAAGGATAGTGAGAATATTACAAGTTCGAAATGTGTCTTATTTGCGAGAAAATTCACCAAAGAGACTTTAGAACCCTTGTTGAGAATCTCTCCTTTAGTTCTTGGGTTTGGTCCCTAA